A region from the Salicibibacter cibarius genome encodes:
- a CDS encoding ornithine cyclodeaminase family protein, with protein sequence MSNSNKEVNVLWLSQEECIEGGAKNMDMILENVEKVNLWLAEDKVVEPELLHLLWEEGNYSGKRIGVHAALIQSEEMQVASVKGIPSNPMNPVERQTPRSNGMIILYDEDTGYPFAVMDDTIVSALRTGASSALGAKYCARPDSEILGLVGCGVIQNAHIEATSRVMKNIKTVRLYDVDRERAEKFAAKWEHLGYTFEICNNVEEAVAQSDIVYTATNVNLGNEYIPKEWIKKGSFHSGVSMWDHKDEAILEGFNKHCMDYKLRLNDDKYPLSELTKAGRMDQNDITELGQVIKGNKVCRENEDDSIFFVTLGLCATDTANSYQIYQNAKERGLGTEVKLWSEPAMY encoded by the coding sequence ATGAGCAATTCCAACAAAGAAGTTAACGTTTTATGGTTGTCTCAGGAAGAGTGTATTGAAGGCGGCGCGAAAAATATGGACATGATTTTGGAAAATGTAGAAAAAGTTAATTTATGGCTAGCGGAAGATAAAGTCGTTGAACCGGAGTTATTACATCTGCTATGGGAAGAAGGTAATTACTCAGGTAAGCGAATCGGGGTCCATGCGGCACTTATTCAGTCTGAAGAGATGCAAGTTGCTTCTGTTAAAGGTATTCCAAGTAATCCGATGAATCCGGTTGAAAGGCAGACACCAAGGTCGAATGGCATGATTATTCTATATGATGAAGACACCGGATACCCCTTTGCGGTTATGGATGACACAATTGTAAGCGCTTTGCGCACTGGTGCTTCAAGCGCGCTTGGTGCCAAATATTGCGCTAGGCCTGATTCTGAAATTCTTGGTTTAGTTGGTTGTGGCGTTATCCAGAACGCGCACATCGAAGCGACAAGCCGAGTGATGAAAAATATAAAAACCGTACGATTGTATGATGTTGACAGGGAGCGAGCAGAAAAGTTCGCCGCAAAATGGGAACATTTAGGGTATACATTTGAAATTTGTAATAATGTTGAAGAGGCAGTCGCACAGTCCGATATTGTGTATACAGCAACAAATGTGAATTTAGGAAATGAATATATTCCTAAAGAGTGGATAAAAAAAGGTTCTTTCCATTCTGGTGTTTCCATGTGGGATCACAAAGATGAAGCTATTTTAGAAGGTTTTAATAAACATTGCATGGACTATAAACTTCGTTTAAATGATGATAAATATCCTTTATCAGAATTAACGAAAGCCGGGCGAATGGATCAGAACGATATTACTGAACTAGGGCAAGTGATCAAAGGAAATAAAGTTTGTCGAGAAAATGAGGATGACAGCATCTTTTTTGTAACGTTAGGCCTATGCGCGACAGATACAGCGAATAGCTATCAAATTTACCAAAATGCGAAAGAACGTGGATTGGGTACGGAAGTGAAATTGTGGTCTGAACCTGCCATGTACTGA
- the solA gene encoding N-methyl-L-tryptophan oxidase, which produces MDADVAVIGVGSMGSSAFWQLASLGANVLGFERYAPGHDKGAGHGETRIFRTAYGEGTEYVPFLQESKQLWRHLETETDTDIYSEIGRINIGEKEALKKDISGAKLYQLPYELLDAKEAAARFPQHRFEENDMIYVDPQAGFVRPELAIQSATQRAIELGAKLYCGVSVTAIEPDDAGVTIYCGEERFRVGHVVVSAGAWASKLLPQLSLPVWVERQILVWYRAKNPDVFSMEKFPIFGRETEGQRWYGFPSLDGHLVKVAFHHGGDEVDPDTIDRTTHKEDIEHLSKFIHKYIPDLDPNAVKAKVCMYTNTPDNHFIIGSVSGMPNVTMLGPMAGHGFKFAPIMGKLAAEVATELTPTMNIDMFRPDRLIRV; this is translated from the coding sequence ATGGATGCAGATGTAGCGGTTATTGGTGTTGGGTCAATGGGTAGTTCAGCATTTTGGCAGCTTGCTTCACTAGGGGCGAACGTATTGGGATTTGAACGCTATGCACCGGGCCATGACAAAGGGGCCGGCCATGGAGAAACCCGTATTTTCCGAACGGCCTATGGGGAAGGAACGGAGTACGTGCCATTCCTTCAAGAATCCAAACAGCTATGGCGGCACCTTGAAACAGAAACAGACACTGATATTTATTCGGAAATAGGAAGAATTAACATTGGGGAAAAAGAGGCTCTCAAGAAAGATATCAGCGGAGCAAAACTTTATCAATTGCCCTATGAATTATTGGATGCGAAAGAAGCTGCGGCACGTTTTCCGCAACATAGATTTGAAGAGAATGATATGATTTATGTCGATCCACAAGCAGGTTTTGTTAGGCCTGAGCTTGCTATACAATCTGCAACGCAACGTGCAATTGAACTAGGCGCCAAGTTGTACTGCGGTGTTTCCGTTACAGCCATTGAGCCTGATGATGCCGGGGTGACTATTTATTGCGGAGAAGAAAGATTTAGGGTCGGTCATGTTGTCGTTTCTGCAGGTGCTTGGGCATCTAAGCTGCTCCCACAATTATCATTGCCAGTTTGGGTAGAGCGGCAAATATTAGTCTGGTACCGTGCGAAAAATCCGGATGTTTTTTCAATGGAAAAATTCCCTATTTTCGGAAGAGAAACAGAGGGGCAAAGGTGGTATGGTTTCCCATCCTTAGATGGGCATCTCGTTAAAGTGGCCTTTCATCATGGCGGGGATGAAGTTGATCCGGATACGATTGATCGGACAACACATAAAGAAGATATAGAACATCTATCAAAATTTATACACAAATATATTCCCGACCTTGATCCCAATGCTGTGAAGGCTAAAGTATGTATGTACACGAATACACCGGATAATCATTTTATTATTGGGTCCGTTTCAGGAATGCCAAATGTAACCATGCTTGGACCAATGGCAGGACATGGATTTAAATTTGCACCAATCATGGGCAAATTAGCAGCTGAAGTGGCTACAGAGTTGACACCTACAATGAATATAGACATGTTTCGACCTGATCGGTTAATACGTGTGTGA
- a CDS encoding sodium/glutamate symporter gives MDAWDVVIDLGLISALLLISTYIRAKVKWVQKLFLPASIIAGMLGLAFGPNGLGLIPFSEMIETYPSILIAVVLGALPLTNEGYKWKEVKNDVGSLWAYSQFAMIAQWGLGALLGLILLTTLFDVPNAFGLILGAGFAGGHGTAAALGNALDSLGWEEATSLAMTSATVGIISAILMGLWFIKRATTKGDTNYISNFNDLSQDLRTGLLAKENRESMGEDTLSSMSIDPLIFHVAIIGAIAMLGYFLSSLVERIFGDVFIPEFAVAFLIGLLVKMLITNTNINKYLDNNIFKRVSGGATDLLVAFGIASISLIVVAEYIWPLLILFVFGLLYCYFLFRYLSKKFFPQYWFERGLFTWGWTTGAVPMAIALLRIVDPKLKSRTLDDFALAYVPIAPVEVLIVTFSPLLMVAGFHWIYVLIMLGIALTILLVSRRVGWRQPPSKDSQGNPRHTRPDE, from the coding sequence ATGGATGCTTGGGATGTTGTCATCGATCTTGGTTTGATATCTGCACTGTTATTAATATCAACGTATATACGTGCAAAGGTAAAATGGGTTCAAAAACTTTTCTTGCCGGCAAGTATTATAGCTGGAATGTTAGGACTTGCATTCGGACCCAATGGTTTAGGATTGATCCCTTTTTCAGAAATGATTGAAACTTATCCGAGCATACTTATTGCTGTTGTTTTGGGTGCACTTCCATTGACAAACGAAGGATATAAGTGGAAAGAAGTTAAAAACGACGTTGGTAGCCTTTGGGCATACTCCCAGTTTGCAATGATCGCCCAATGGGGGCTGGGAGCGTTATTAGGCTTGATTTTATTAACAACACTTTTTGACGTTCCGAATGCATTTGGATTAATACTAGGAGCTGGCTTTGCAGGAGGACATGGCACAGCAGCTGCATTAGGCAATGCTTTAGATTCGTTAGGGTGGGAAGAGGCAACGTCATTAGCAATGACTTCTGCAACTGTCGGAATAATTAGCGCTATATTAATGGGTCTGTGGTTCATTAAAAGAGCCACAACCAAAGGCGACACAAATTATATTAGCAATTTTAACGATCTGTCACAAGATTTGAGAACCGGATTATTAGCAAAAGAAAATAGAGAATCAATGGGTGAAGACACATTATCCAGTATGTCTATCGACCCTCTTATTTTTCATGTGGCAATTATTGGAGCAATTGCAATGCTAGGTTATTTCCTCAGTTCTTTAGTTGAAAGGATATTTGGAGATGTATTCATTCCGGAGTTTGCTGTAGCGTTTTTAATCGGTCTTTTGGTTAAAATGTTAATTACTAATACTAATATTAATAAATATTTAGACAATAACATATTTAAACGAGTGAGCGGTGGTGCGACAGATTTATTAGTTGCATTTGGTATTGCTTCGATTAGCTTAATAGTTGTAGCGGAATATATTTGGCCGTTACTCATCTTGTTTGTCTTCGGTTTATTGTACTGTTATTTCCTTTTCAGATATTTATCTAAAAAATTTTTTCCACAGTATTGGTTTGAAAGAGGACTTTTCACCTGGGGATGGACAACAGGCGCGGTTCCTATGGCGATAGCTTTGCTTAGAATTGTAGATCCAAAATTAAAGAGCCGTACGTTAGACGATTTTGCACTTGCCTATGTCCCTATAGCTCCAGTGGAAGTTCTTATTGTTACGTTTTCGCCATTACTGATGGTTGCAGGCTTTCACTGGATATACGTATTGATCATGTTAGGTATTGCTCTAACAATTTTACTTGTATCTAGGAGGGTGGGGTGGCGTCAACCGCCGTCTAAAGATAGTCAAGGAAATCCCCGTCACACCCGTCCCGATGAGTGA
- a CDS encoding BCCT family transporter, with product MMVTKNLVLKVSLALSFCFIIVGILFTDWLRVAADGLLNILITYFNWFYLLAGIIFLFLCLYMMFSKYGNIKLGNDSDTPEFSKSSWLSMLFASGMGVGLVFWSVAEPVSHYINPPYGEAESAEAANLSMQYVFFHWFFPWAIFGVMGLGLAYFQFRKRLPAAISSLFYPLLKERIYSGEGKTIDIFAIFITSIGLASTLGLSALQISGGLSFVWDLPNSVWIQIGIIVLATLLFLISALSGLGRGIKYLSNLNMILAGLAMLIVFSLGPSNILQVLVGSTGRFFNNIIEMSLGAEPFLNERSDWTNEWTVFYWAWWMTWAPFVGAFFARISKGRSIKEYIMGVLIVPTLISFVWFSVFGGSALNLLLNQGANSLIESTQADETYALFAFLELIPFGSFLTILVFALILFFFVTSADSGSYVLAMFSDSGNLTPPSRLKVIWGIMIAGSAIVFLLAGGLEAVQTISIVVASPFAILMLFICYSIVRSVKDEFGETPAQKKSIRKLSKKSNEKTFR from the coding sequence ATGATGGTTACTAAAAATTTAGTTTTAAAAGTTTCTTTAGCTTTAAGCTTTTGCTTTATCATTGTAGGGATTTTGTTTACAGACTGGTTAAGAGTAGCTGCTGACGGTCTTCTTAATATTTTAATTACATACTTTAATTGGTTTTATTTATTAGCAGGTATTATTTTTCTTTTTCTTTGTCTCTATATGATGTTTTCAAAATATGGGAATATTAAATTAGGAAATGACAGTGACACACCCGAATTTAGCAAAAGTTCATGGCTTTCCATGCTTTTTGCTTCAGGAATGGGGGTAGGTTTAGTTTTCTGGAGTGTGGCAGAACCAGTTAGCCACTATATAAACCCTCCCTACGGAGAAGCTGAGTCGGCAGAAGCTGCAAATCTTTCCATGCAATATGTTTTTTTCCATTGGTTCTTCCCTTGGGCTATCTTTGGTGTGATGGGGCTTGGATTAGCTTACTTTCAATTTAGGAAAAGACTACCTGCTGCTATCAGTTCATTGTTTTACCCTTTACTAAAAGAGAGAATTTACAGCGGAGAAGGTAAAACGATTGATATTTTTGCAATCTTTATAACTTCTATCGGCTTAGCCAGTACTTTAGGATTAAGTGCACTTCAGATTAGTGGTGGTTTATCCTTTGTGTGGGATCTTCCCAATTCAGTGTGGATACAAATCGGCATCATTGTATTGGCTACATTGCTTTTTCTTATATCTGCATTATCAGGTTTAGGGCGTGGCATTAAATATCTATCGAATCTTAATATGATACTCGCTGGATTAGCTATGCTTATAGTCTTTAGTCTAGGTCCTTCAAACATACTGCAAGTATTAGTAGGTTCTACCGGTAGATTTTTTAATAATATAATTGAAATGAGCTTAGGTGCAGAGCCCTTTCTTAACGAACGAAGCGATTGGACAAATGAATGGACTGTGTTTTATTGGGCTTGGTGGATGACCTGGGCACCATTTGTCGGTGCTTTTTTCGCCAGAATATCAAAAGGGCGTTCAATTAAAGAATATATAATGGGCGTTTTAATTGTTCCCACACTTATTTCATTTGTATGGTTTTCTGTATTTGGTGGTTCAGCTTTAAATCTTTTACTAAATCAAGGGGCAAACTCTTTAATTGAAAGCACTCAGGCTGATGAAACCTATGCCTTATTTGCATTTTTGGAATTAATTCCTTTTGGGTCATTTTTAACGATTTTAGTATTTGCCTTAATTCTTTTCTTTTTTGTAACATCTGCTGATTCAGGAAGCTATGTACTTGCTATGTTTAGTGACAGTGGCAACTTGACTCCCCCAAGCCGGTTAAAAGTTATCTGGGGTATTATGATAGCCGGGTCCGCTATTGTTTTCCTATTAGCTGGCGGTCTCGAGGCCGTTCAAACCATTTCCATTGTTGTAGCTTCTCCCTTTGCGATCCTTATGTTATTTATATGTTACTCAATCGTTCGAAGTGTTAAAGATGAATTTGGAGAGACTCCTGCCCAAAAGAAAAGTATCAGGAAATTATCAAAAAAGAGCAACGAGAAAACTTTTAGATAG
- a CDS encoding GlcG/HbpS family heme-binding protein: MSKMNLEIAKKIIEGAEAEASNVGVQMVISVLDDGGNLIATHRMDDAWLASIDIAQNKAWTSVALKMPTSNLAEATVPHAELYGLNTTNQGRLVVFGGGIPLELDGKVVGAIGVSGSTVPHDVQVAEAGVKAFNNL; the protein is encoded by the coding sequence ATGAGTAAAATGAACTTGGAAATTGCGAAAAAAATCATTGAGGGAGCAGAGGCTGAAGCTTCAAACGTTGGCGTTCAAATGGTTATTTCTGTTTTAGATGACGGCGGAAACCTCATTGCTACACATCGGATGGATGACGCGTGGTTAGCGAGTATTGATATCGCTCAAAATAAGGCGTGGACGTCAGTGGCTTTAAAAATGCCTACGAGCAATTTAGCAGAGGCAACAGTCCCTCATGCCGAGCTCTACGGTTTAAACACAACAAACCAAGGACGTCTTGTCGTATTTGGCGGGGGCATTCCTCTCGAACTAGACGGAAAAGTTGTAGGTGCTATTGGTGTAAGCGGAAGTACTGTCCCCCACGATGTACAAGTCGCGGAAGCAGGGGTTAAAGCATTTAATAATCTATAA
- a CDS encoding IclR family transcriptional regulator: MSQVLEKTALILNALKPTEHQIEWSATELSKDLNIPIQTLHRLLISLSKHGFVYRNDETKKFKLGLNLMELGLTIRDNLSVRNLALPEMRHLSELTNESVYLTIPEGPDGIFIECMDSPQLLKIVEPVGMRRPLHKGGSKKVILAYLNKWQQDKVLNELSARYQIKDMGIIRDDLLEIKKNGYAISHSETTEGTTSIASPIFSWEDEVLASISIAGPDSRFKENRMSQLIQQTKACANRVSEELGWIKANN, translated from the coding sequence ATGTCGCAAGTTTTAGAAAAAACTGCATTAATTTTAAATGCCTTAAAACCTACCGAGCATCAAATCGAGTGGAGTGCTACTGAACTAAGTAAAGATCTTAATATTCCAATACAAACACTGCATCGTTTACTGATCAGTTTGTCAAAACATGGTTTTGTGTATCGAAATGATGAAACGAAAAAATTTAAATTAGGGCTTAACCTAATGGAACTGGGATTGACAATACGTGATAATTTATCCGTTCGCAATCTTGCATTACCTGAAATGAGACACCTGTCAGAACTAACGAACGAAAGTGTCTACCTGACAATACCGGAAGGTCCAGATGGTATTTTCATTGAATGTATGGACTCTCCGCAATTGTTAAAAATTGTCGAGCCCGTTGGGATGCGTAGACCATTACATAAAGGAGGTTCTAAAAAAGTAATTCTCGCTTATTTAAATAAATGGCAACAAGACAAGGTTTTAAATGAACTAAGCGCCAGGTACCAGATTAAAGATATGGGAATTATACGGGATGATTTATTAGAGATAAAAAAGAACGGGTATGCTATTTCCCATAGCGAGACAACAGAAGGGACGACAAGTATAGCGTCGCCTATATTTTCATGGGAGGATGAAGTTTTAGCATCAATAAGTATTGCAGGTCCCGATTCAAGATTCAAAGAAAACCGAATGAGCCAGTTAATTCAACAAACAAAGGCATGTGCGAATCGGGTATCAGAAGAATTAGGTTGGATCAAAGCAAATAATTAA
- a CDS encoding MmgE/PrpD family protein, with the protein MPITKTLDYLEHENYDFLSPEVVTISKKCLLDFIVASFAGYQNKASTTIALNPAGWLGEEGSCTVIGEEHQVSPLAATFANVTLSSCMDIDDGHRQPVGHPGCMVIPPCWHVKKSCKTVPGSI; encoded by the coding sequence TTGCCAATTACCAAAACATTAGATTATCTAGAACATGAAAACTATGACTTCCTGTCACCGGAAGTAGTTACTATTTCCAAGAAATGTTTGCTGGACTTCATCGTCGCGTCATTTGCCGGTTATCAGAATAAGGCATCAACCACCATTGCGCTTAATCCGGCGGGTTGGTTAGGTGAGGAAGGATCTTGTACAGTAATAGGAGAGGAACATCAAGTTTCGCCTCTTGCTGCAACATTTGCTAATGTCACGTTGTCAAGTTGTATGGATATCGATGATGGGCACCGGCAACCGGTTGGACATCCCGGTTGTATGGTTATTCCCCCGTGTTGGCATGTCAAGAAATCATGCAAAACTGTTCCCGGAAGCATTTGA
- a CDS encoding TetR/AcrR family transcriptional regulator, translating into MSNKEIIKEMHTQRMGQYFVDATIEIIEQEGIKSVTIRKIADKVGYNSATIYNYFQELSHLIFFAALRYLTKYIEELPFYMEKGENSLHKYLLSWECFCKHSFKNPQVYYAIFLANLGERPEELLEYYYNVYQDEVFGDLTEDIRTLIVEYHLSKRSRNELEQSVQDGYLKENDLEVIKESTVLIWQGMLTTVLNNRRNYNAEEAANTTMKHVREIINNYTLV; encoded by the coding sequence TTGAGTAATAAAGAAATTATTAAAGAAATGCACACACAGAGAATGGGGCAATATTTTGTAGATGCTACCATCGAGATCATTGAGCAAGAGGGGATTAAAAGTGTTACAATACGAAAAATAGCTGATAAAGTCGGGTATAATAGCGCTACCATATATAATTATTTTCAGGAACTTTCTCACCTCATCTTTTTTGCGGCGCTAAGATATTTAACTAAATATATAGAAGAACTTCCCTTTTATATGGAGAAAGGAGAAAATTCCCTTCACAAATATTTATTAAGCTGGGAATGTTTCTGTAAACACTCCTTTAAAAATCCCCAAGTGTATTACGCCATTTTTTTAGCTAATCTGGGAGAAAGACCGGAAGAATTGTTAGAGTACTATTATAACGTTTATCAGGATGAAGTATTCGGAGATCTGACGGAAGATATCAGAACGCTCATTGTTGAATACCATTTATCAAAAAGAAGCAGGAACGAATTGGAACAATCCGTGCAGGATGGCTATTTAAAAGAAAACGACCTTGAGGTTATTAAGGAAAGCACTGTATTAATTTGGCAAGGGATGCTTACAACAGTCTTAAATAATCGTCGAAATTATAATGCTGAGGAAGCAGCGAATACAACGATGAAACATGTAAGAGAGATTATTAATAACTATACACTCGTATAG
- the fdhA gene encoding formaldehyde dehydrogenase, glutathione-independent, which yields MAGNRGVVYTGPGSVAVQDIEYPDLVLKDGPGVPAANVGRKCEHGVILKVVTTNICGSDQHMVRGRTTAPEGLVLGHEITGEVIEVGRDVEFINKGDLVSVPFNIACGRCVMCQEQKTHICTNVNPERPGAAYGYVDMGGWVGGQSEYVMVPYADFQLLKFPDKDQAMEKILDLTMLSDIFPTGFHGAYTAGARPGSTVYVAGAGPVGLAAAHSAQLLGASAVIVGDLNEDRLQQARSFGCETVNLTKHDRLGEQIEQILGIPEVDCSVDAVGFEASGHGADAGEQPAAVLNAIMDVTQAGGKLGIPGLYVTEDPGAADKDAQTGSLKVRFGQGWAKAHTFVTGQTPAMQYNRNLMKSILSGKAQIAKAVNATVIGLDEAPQGYSDFDSGVARKFVIDPHGMIR from the coding sequence ATGGCAGGAAATCGTGGTGTCGTTTATACCGGACCCGGCAGTGTTGCCGTGCAAGATATTGAATACCCTGATCTGGTTTTAAAAGATGGGCCGGGCGTTCCCGCTGCAAACGTTGGTCGTAAATGTGAACACGGAGTCATTCTTAAAGTTGTAACCACCAATATATGTGGCAGTGATCAACATATGGTGCGTGGCCGAACAACAGCGCCTGAAGGGCTCGTTCTCGGCCATGAAATAACGGGAGAAGTGATAGAAGTAGGAAGGGATGTCGAGTTCATCAACAAAGGCGATCTCGTCTCCGTTCCGTTCAACATCGCATGTGGCCGATGCGTCATGTGCCAGGAGCAAAAAACGCATATATGTACCAACGTTAATCCCGAAAGACCGGGAGCAGCCTATGGCTATGTTGATATGGGGGGATGGGTAGGTGGACAATCCGAGTATGTGATGGTCCCTTATGCAGATTTTCAACTTCTGAAGTTCCCGGATAAGGACCAAGCGATGGAAAAAATCTTGGATTTAACCATGCTTTCGGATATTTTCCCTACCGGTTTTCATGGGGCATATACAGCCGGGGCAAGACCGGGCTCAACCGTTTATGTTGCGGGCGCCGGTCCCGTCGGATTGGCTGCTGCACACTCGGCTCAACTACTGGGAGCATCCGCCGTTATCGTAGGCGATTTGAATGAGGATCGTCTGCAACAAGCGAGAAGCTTTGGGTGTGAAACCGTAAACTTGACGAAACATGACCGGTTGGGTGAACAAATTGAACAAATACTTGGCATTCCGGAAGTCGATTGCTCGGTCGATGCGGTTGGTTTCGAGGCTTCAGGCCATGGCGCTGATGCCGGAGAACAACCTGCAGCCGTTTTAAATGCCATTATGGATGTCACACAAGCTGGCGGTAAACTGGGCATTCCGGGCCTGTATGTGACGGAGGATCCCGGAGCGGCCGATAAAGATGCACAAACCGGATCTTTAAAAGTAAGATTCGGTCAAGGGTGGGCGAAAGCGCACACCTTCGTCACCGGTCAAACGCCGGCGATGCAATACAACCGCAATCTCATGAAATCAATTCTATCGGGGAAAGCACAAATTGCGAAAGCAGTGAACGCGACAGTCATTGGTTTAGATGAAGCACCCCAAGGTTATAGTGATTTTGATAGTGGCGTAGCCAGAAAGTTTGTCATTGATCCGCATGGAATGATCCGTTAA
- the pruA gene encoding L-glutamate gamma-semialdehyde dehydrogenase, giving the protein MAVAPFKNDAPIDWEAPENRTILNKNLEFVKSKFGEEYPLMIGGEEVLTENKRPSYNPAVHSEVVGYVNQASQDHIETAISAARSAYESWGQTTFQERSLYLFKAAEIMKRRKAELVAWQIYEAGKNFAEADGEINEAIDFLEMYGRLAIELDQGQDLVSLPGIENRLEYKPLGVGAVISPWNFPIAIVTGMTVSAIVTGNTVLLKPAALTPVIAAKFMEIMHEANIPDGVINFIPGSSGEIGDYMVAHRDINFISFTGSKEAGLHIDEMAHKRIPGQRWIKRVISEMGGKNGVVVDESADLDAAADGIVTSAFGYQGQKCSAGSRAIIHENVYDEMVDKITKRTQALQVGPGDENNAINPVIDNKAFKEINEYIEIGKNEGTLVFGGDSDDAEGYYITPTIFKDVPPESRIMKEEIFGPVLAICRVANVEEGVEVYNNTEFGLTGSLYTNNREQIMYARQKMDCGNLFFNGKCTGALVGVQPFGGYYMSGTGSKTGCKDYLLNFVQAKTIAENF; this is encoded by the coding sequence TTGGCAGTTGCTCCGTTCAAAAATGATGCACCAATAGATTGGGAAGCACCCGAAAACAGGACTATTTTAAATAAAAATCTGGAATTTGTTAAATCGAAATTTGGTGAGGAGTATCCTCTAATGATTGGGGGGGAGGAAGTTTTAACTGAAAATAAACGACCTTCTTACAATCCAGCCGTCCATAGTGAAGTTGTAGGTTACGTTAACCAAGCTAGTCAAGATCATATAGAAACAGCGATATCTGCTGCCAGAAGTGCATATGAAAGCTGGGGCCAAACAACTTTTCAAGAACGCTCATTGTATTTATTTAAAGCAGCTGAAATTATGAAACGTCGTAAAGCCGAGCTTGTCGCTTGGCAAATATACGAGGCAGGAAAAAATTTCGCAGAAGCGGATGGGGAAATTAACGAAGCCATTGATTTTCTGGAGATGTATGGGCGTCTAGCCATTGAGCTTGACCAAGGGCAAGATCTTGTATCATTACCAGGCATAGAAAATCGACTTGAATATAAACCACTAGGGGTAGGAGCCGTTATTTCTCCATGGAATTTCCCAATAGCCATTGTGACTGGTATGACAGTATCAGCCATTGTAACTGGCAATACTGTATTACTAAAACCTGCAGCTTTAACACCAGTTATTGCGGCGAAGTTTATGGAAATCATGCATGAAGCCAATATACCCGACGGTGTTATTAATTTTATCCCAGGATCGTCTGGTGAAATTGGCGATTACATGGTAGCCCATCGAGACATTAACTTCATTTCGTTTACTGGATCCAAAGAAGCGGGTTTGCACATCGATGAAATGGCACACAAAAGAATACCTGGCCAACGCTGGATTAAACGTGTCATATCGGAAATGGGCGGTAAGAACGGTGTTGTTGTTGATGAATCAGCTGATCTTGATGCTGCAGCCGATGGCATTGTTACGTCAGCATTTGGTTATCAGGGACAAAAGTGTTCTGCTGGTTCAAGAGCTATCATTCATGAAAACGTTTATGATGAGATGGTTGATAAAATTACCAAGCGAACGCAAGCGCTTCAAGTTGGACCTGGGGACGAAAACAATGCGATTAATCCCGTCATTGATAATAAAGCATTCAAGGAAATTAATGAATATATTGAAATTGGAAAAAACGAAGGTACGTTGGTTTTTGGAGGCGACAGTGATGATGCGGAAGGGTACTATATTACACCAACCATTTTTAAAGACGTGCCACCAGAATCCCGTATTATGAAAGAAGAAATTTTTGGTCCGGTGCTTGCCATCTGTAGAGTAGCAAATGTTGAAGAAGGTGTGGAAGTATATAACAACACCGAGTTTGGATTAACAGGGTCCTTATACACGAATAATCGTGAGCAAATCATGTATGCTCGTCAAAAAATGGACTGCGGCAATTTGTTTTTTAACGGTAAATGCACAGGCGCTTTAGTAGGTGTACAGCCGTTCGGCGGCTATTACATGTCGGGTACAGGTTCAAAAACAGGTTGCAAAGACTATCTATTAAATTTTGTGCAAGCAAAAACGATTGCTGAAAACTTTTGA